A region of Nitrosomonas stercoris DNA encodes the following proteins:
- a CDS encoding poly(A) polymerase I — protein MIRKFLHYIFFFGSTTSVTADQKFRVIACERHGISRNKISSGSLKVALTLQQAGYSAYIVGGAVRDLLLGIKPKDYDVATNAKPEEVRAIFRRSRIIGRRFRLVHVMSKGEIVEVSTFRGKAATHNVAESEQANVYVDATGRVLHDNFFGNQEEDVKRRDFTINALFYDPATEEIIDYLNGFEDIVAKRLSVIGEPERRYREDPVRMLRAVRLAAKLGIQIDARTAAPIGALAPLLKNVPAARLFDEIQKLLFCGHALTAVTDLHTRELHRGLLPILDRVLQQPLSKRFVCLVLKNTDERVQQGKPVSPGFLFAALLWHEVLAVWGASVKKGEKNMPALHKAMMSVLAAQRSRLAIPRRHDGMIYDIWSMQPRFLSRAGRKPFRLLEHAHFRAAYDFMLLRCQSGEIDEELGQWWRTFKDASETARRTMLLQEPAKKRRRKRRPKKIENTQTTASAQQDIA, from the coding sequence ATGATTCGTAAATTTCTGCATTATATTTTTTTCTTCGGTTCCACTACCTCAGTTACGGCTGATCAAAAATTTCGCGTAATTGCCTGCGAACGGCATGGGATATCGCGTAACAAAATCAGTTCTGGATCACTGAAAGTGGCGTTGACATTACAACAAGCTGGCTACTCTGCTTATATTGTAGGGGGGGCGGTGCGTGATTTGCTGCTGGGCATTAAACCCAAAGATTACGATGTTGCTACCAATGCCAAGCCTGAGGAAGTGCGTGCAATCTTTCGTCGTTCGCGTATTATTGGGCGCCGTTTCCGGTTGGTACATGTCATGAGCAAAGGGGAAATCGTTGAAGTATCCACCTTTCGTGGCAAAGCCGCGACACATAATGTAGCTGAATCAGAGCAAGCAAATGTTTATGTTGATGCGACCGGTCGTGTATTGCACGATAACTTTTTTGGTAATCAGGAAGAAGATGTAAAACGGCGCGATTTCACTATTAATGCTTTATTTTATGATCCGGCAACAGAAGAAATCATTGATTATTTAAATGGTTTCGAAGATATTGTTGCAAAACGACTCAGCGTTATTGGAGAACCTGAACGGCGCTACCGAGAAGATCCCGTACGCATGCTGCGTGCAGTACGCCTTGCTGCAAAATTGGGGATACAGATTGACGCCAGAACGGCAGCACCGATCGGAGCGCTGGCTCCACTCTTGAAGAACGTGCCAGCGGCGCGTTTATTCGATGAAATACAGAAATTACTGTTTTGTGGTCACGCGTTAACAGCGGTAACGGATCTGCACACACGCGAGTTGCATCGAGGATTGCTTCCGATATTGGATCGTGTTCTACAGCAGCCGTTAAGCAAACGTTTTGTTTGCTTAGTATTAAAGAACACAGATGAACGGGTACAACAAGGCAAACCGGTTTCGCCAGGATTTTTATTTGCGGCATTACTGTGGCATGAAGTATTGGCAGTATGGGGTGCGTCCGTGAAAAAAGGCGAAAAAAATATGCCTGCGCTACACAAGGCAATGATGAGTGTGTTGGCAGCACAACGTAGCCGATTAGCTATTCCGCGTAGACATGACGGCATGATTTATGATATTTGGTCCATGCAGCCAAGATTTTTATCACGGGCAGGCCGCAAGCCTTTTCGTTTGCTGGAGCATGCACATTTCCGAGCCGCTTATGATTTTATGTTATTACGTTGCCAAAGTGGCGAGATAGATGAAGAGTTAGGACAATGGTGGCGTACGTTTAAAGATGCTAGCGAAACTGCCAGAAGAACTATGTTATTACAGGAACCTGCCAAAAAACGTCGTAGGAAACGTCGCCCCAAGAAAATTGAAAATACTCAAACAACTGCTTCCGCACAGCAGGATATTGCATGA
- a CDS encoding quinolinate synthase A — MQANAINFENYELLQDEICAQRIVTAKEKLGKRAIILAHHYQRADVYRHADLTGDSLKLSYLAAQTDADFLIFCGVHFMAEVADILSSAEQTVILPDLSAGCSMADMANLTKVERAWRELAEVLDPDEMVTPVTYINSSADLKAFCGQHGGIVCTSSNAVKVLQWAFDRREKVLFFPDQHLGRWSGYKLGLSQDAMQVWDFDEPMGGLTPEQIKKAKILLWKGHCSVHQMFQPQHIIRFRNQYPDGLVISHPECSFEVCNASDFVGSTEYIINTIREAEPGTRWLVGTELNLVGRIAEEFKAEGKIIQFMSPMVCMCSTMARIDPQHLAWSLENLVEGNVVNQISVPESQADLAKLTLERMLAISK, encoded by the coding sequence ATGCAAGCAAACGCAATTAATTTTGAAAACTACGAATTACTGCAAGATGAGATATGTGCGCAACGTATTGTGACTGCCAAGGAAAAACTAGGAAAGCGCGCCATTATATTGGCGCATCACTATCAACGCGCGGATGTTTATCGCCATGCTGATTTAACGGGAGATTCTCTCAAGCTTTCATACCTTGCGGCACAGACTGATGCTGATTTTCTAATATTTTGTGGCGTACATTTCATGGCAGAAGTAGCTGATATTCTTTCCAGTGCCGAGCAAACCGTTATCTTGCCAGATTTGTCTGCAGGTTGTTCCATGGCAGATATGGCCAATTTAACCAAAGTAGAGCGCGCTTGGCGAGAATTGGCTGAAGTACTGGATCCGGACGAAATGGTCACACCGGTTACCTATATTAATTCCAGTGCTGATTTGAAGGCTTTTTGTGGGCAACATGGTGGAATCGTTTGTACTTCCAGTAATGCAGTAAAGGTGTTGCAATGGGCATTTGATCGTCGTGAAAAGGTGCTGTTTTTTCCAGATCAGCATCTAGGACGTTGGAGTGGGTACAAGTTAGGATTGTCACAAGATGCAATGCAAGTGTGGGATTTTGATGAGCCAATGGGAGGCTTAACGCCAGAGCAGATTAAAAAAGCAAAAATATTGCTATGGAAGGGGCATTGCTCAGTGCATCAAATGTTTCAGCCACAACACATTATTCGCTTTCGTAATCAGTATCCAGATGGATTGGTGATTTCACATCCAGAATGTAGTTTTGAAGTATGCAATGCCTCTGATTTTGTGGGATCAACTGAATACATTATTAATACTATTCGGGAAGCAGAACCTGGTACTCGCTGGCTTGTTGGAACAGAATTGAATCTGGTGGGGCGAATTGCTGAGGAGTTTAAAGCGGAAGGTAAAATTATTCAGTTCATGTCACCTATGGTTTGCATGTGCTCCACTATGGCAAGAATTGATCCACAGCATTTGGCTTGGTCGCTTGAAAATCTGGTAGAGGGGAATGTGGTTAACCAGATTAGTGTGCCAGAATCTCAAGCGGACTTAGCGAAACTAACGTTGGAAAGGATGCTCGCGATCTCGAAATAA